The following is a genomic window from Solanum lycopersicum chromosome 6, SLM_r2.1.
CTGGCTCTTTTGATGCTCTTAAAAAGATTTTGGCCTCAGAAGGTGTCAAAGGCCTTTACAAGGGGTTTGGACCTGCTATAACGCGTAGCATCCCAGCAAATGCAGCTTGCTTCTTGGCATATGAGATGACTAGGTCTAGTTTGGGATAATTGCTCCAATGTTTTAGGACAATTGTGTTCTCAAAATTTTTTACAATATCATTGTTTCAAGATTAAGAAGGAAAATTTTGTGAGCCTAGTTCTGTTATCATACAAAGCCAAAATAGGAATATGTTATCACAATAGTTCCCAATCTCTGTTTTCATCTTCAGTGTCtatttgttttttgttgttgttatgtcAGATGGATTAAAAATCAAGGAGATGGtaaatttcattcaaaatattGTTGTATCTTCCCATTCTAAATAATTGAAACATGACATTTGGTCAAAAATAGTCAAGTGCTCTTGAATATAGTTGTTGCTCCTTTTGTTTTTGGCTTCAATAATAGAGGtaaagaagattaaaaaaaaagttgtcacAGTGATAATAGGTTATACTGCCAACCAATTATGATGGACAAAGCTAGGGGGCGAAACGGGTTCATCTAGTATAAGGTTAAAACTATctctttatgtatatattatagaTATTGAATTCCCTTCGAGTTCATTAtacgtttatttttttatatattttgaagggAGAACCAGTATTCTAATCCTTTAGAAGCTCTTTTTAGCTTTATGATCTGTTTACTAGAGATGTTAAATTTTTCAAGAGTCGGCTACTAAATTTATGACATGATGTGTACAACTCTAAAGTCAAAGATAAAATGTAGCAGTATTGACCAAAACATGAAGTAGTATGAAAACTGTTCCTGGTGAATGTTTCTTGGAAGTCTGTTAAACAGAATAGAACTGATCAAGACAAAGGTGAAACACATGATTTGAACTTTATGAGTTCACGTTTGAAATTCTACTAAATTCCATCTAATTTACTGCGTTCGTAACTTTTATTTGTATCAAATAgtgagttttttaaaaatatatatacggATCTAAGTCAAAGCTATTAGGTTAAGATAAATTTGTAGTCTATTCCCTACATCCACCCCTGGATGAAGAACCAATTCATGATTGAAATATGAAGAAAGTATCCAACATCATCATGCACTTAGAATAACACCTATACAACTAAGTTTAACGAATACGTTAAGGAAGACATTATCCTGAAGAATGAGATTCATCATAAAACAGTTTTATACGTGTGTCTTGTCATGTAAATTAATAGTTGTTGAAATTTAAAAGGtataaatggaaaatgaagTGTTGCGATTTTTACGaagaattgtgacttttatgaaaggttgcgatttttataaaagattgtGATATCTTTCCTAAAGATTGTTAAtttttcaaaggtttgtgacctttccggtaaggcataagaatttttttcacactaccctttgttttctataaattgagagatttcctctcattttaattgAACCAATTTCTggacttcttctactactactaaatctagtattctaagcgTACTTTATTGTCGTTGAGTTGCTTGCAGACACCAAcgttttgggtatcaatacactggtgattgagatcattctatcccGGGAGGACATATTCTAAATCAAACCTCGTATACTAGAgatgaataattttcttaaggagataatgtgcattcagtggacttgatctctTTTTGTTTTCCAGATTCTGATATATGTTAcagattttagatttgtgaattaatttttgttattcattGGTTTATTAAACTTTGGTAACTTCgtatttctgcaaagtttgttggaatcaataAGATTCTTTAAACACAAGCTGATAACAATTCTTATTTCAGCAAAATATGTTGTATAATTTTTCTAATCTATCTCTGATTCTAGTTTCTccactagttttaattttatagttataaaaatgttcttaaataTCATTGTGTCTTACCaagttcttcaaaattttgtCTAAGTATCTTACAAATATAATATGTACAAAAATAGTAaagcaaacaaaataaataatgacaTAATCCATAAATAAACACCGACTTCAGTTGGTAAATAAGCACCGTAACTTTGTAAGTTGCATTTAAACACCACAACATGGTAACAACTAACCGTTCACCAACTTGTCCCACGTGTGTCATGtgacatataaatataaatttcaaaaatgtatAGATGATCATTTTTGTTTGTTGAGTGTGTACTTGACTGATCATCAGTGAAAATAAGTTGCAGTGTCTAGATATCTAGATATACATACTAAAATTTGGAGTATTTATTCACTAGCTAAGGCCAAGTGTAGcgcttatttatatattatgtcacaaataaatttaataataaacaaGTGGGTGATTCTTCCAGATGGCTTTCACGCAATGCGTAGAAGCTAAAAATAACGTAAGCTTGATTGATCCCCCTTTTAGAAGGAAACAGATTtatatgtgtcctatctttgtGCATTTATTTATAAAGAAGCTGACTCTTCCAGATTGTTTAATGTATAGAATATGAAAGTTTAAACCTAACAGTTCAAAGGTCAAACTAGaaacaattttcaaaatctaAATTCAGTGATAGATATCCATTATGCAccaatattatcatattttattctgAATTACAATGAGTCTGCCTGATGTGTCTAACGATATGTATCACGGCTTAAGTCGTTATATCTTAAATCCAGtgattaattattatatgacaaaacaacatataagcatagcaaaataaattattaaatttgatagaactcaatttttatcaaatttaatttaaataaattaaaattcgaGCAGAATCAATTACTCAAACTCAGGTGACTTGATAACTAGCGTACTACATCCAAAATAGAAGTACTCCATCTCAATTCATATTCATGTGTTATAATTCAATTTGAAAAGTAAAATCAAATTACTAACCAATATTGACTTTGCAAATGAAAAATGGAAATAATTTGTCTCGACTTGGCAGTTGCCATTTTAATAACGCGGCTGACCTTTCAACCAATCAATGTTCACTTAGGGGGGCAGCCACCCAACCTGTCTTGTCCTCCCACATACTTGGCCTGCATTCCCTACACTTCCATTTTTTGTTCTATCTAAATTTTACCACTGCTTCTTACTCGATGGTCAATTTAACCGTActtattcattatattaaaattgatatttaataataatttttattttagttttataattaattatggttatttttttaattatattatcattcttctatttataatttcttagtgaacgtatcaagtaaaaaaaaactattgcCGATCAGAGTGAGTGCTTACCAGCAACTGCTACTGCATTTGTATTGTAGCAAGTAGTAtttcttctttctatttttggAAAGTTATATTTGAAAGTTTTTTAAGTTGGTGCTTTTACATTCTACTAAAGCAAAATACATAGACGAATATAAGTTAGATGAGATTATTGTAAAATTCAATATGATACTGAAATCAACAAATATCTTGAGTGTTATTCTTAGTTAAAAGAAATTGTTTGATCTATTTAAGTATTTAGATcacaaaattcaagtttttcttactttttaaaattttatacgattaaaatatattaaaacaaattgaaataaacaaaactaatacagtataattgtataaataaattgataatcctcagattattttatgttttagtcACACGgttcaatatttattatatctATTCCAAAAAGAATTCATGCTTCTTTTTCCATTATTCACTTATTATAATAAGTAGAAATAAGAATAAAACTTGAACCGCAAATTGCACTTTACTTTTTGCCCATTTTGCTTGCCTCTTCTCTTTGTCTGATGGAGCAATCCGATAACTCAACGACCCACGTTCATCAGGAAGCAGAAGAAGAACCGAACCCGACCCATCAGTTCATGCTTCCTCCCGGTTTGACACCGGAAGAATCCGATGAGCTCAAATCAAGTGTAACCGACTTCCACTCCTACCAAGTCAACTCATCCCAATGTTCTTCTCTACTCGCACAACGCATCCACGCGCCGCCTCACGTCGTCTGGCCCGTCGTCCGTCGTTTCGAAAAGCCTCAGATATACAAGCACTTCATCAAAAGCTGTTCCGTCGCAGAGAATTTCTCCATGGTCGTGGGGGCCACGCGCGATGTCAACGTCATCTCCGGTTTACCGGCGAATACAAGCACGGAGAGGCTCGATTTATTGGACGACGAAAAGTACGTCACCGGTTTCAGTATAATTGGTGGTGAACATAGATTGAAGAATTACCGGTCAGTTACTAGTGTACATGGATTCGAACGCCATGGGAGAATCTGGACCGTTGTTTTGGAATCGTACGTCGTTGATGTGCCTGAAGGGAATACTGAAGAAGACACTCGTCTTTTTGCTGATACAGTTGTCAAATTGAATCTTCAAAAATTAGCCTCCGTCGCCGAAGCCATAGCTCTTGGTGGTAACGGTGAGATctcataaaatttgaagtttgatttatttctcttcatcttaattttcttttttcttttccacgGGCTAAAATCATGGAAAAATATTGTGTTTCTAAAAAAGTTCATGGAAGATAATCAGAACATATCCTTCACACGTAATTAGATTAATTATTCGTCTGGTTGTGTACTGGGTCGAGCTGATGTAAAGAATGAGGAAATGATATAAGATGAAGATGTTGTATTtctgtaattttattttatgaaaagaacaaaaagaaatcgttttaacttttttcaatTATGGGATCATTGATTAAGTTGAAATGAGAAGTTTATGTTAGATTAGTAATATACTTGAGCTTATTACTTTTTGTTCCATCAAAATCTTTGTTGTTTTATAAAAATAGGAGATAATTAACtgattcttcttttttccaatttttctcTTACATACAAGTGATATTTATCGAGTGATTAATGTGGTAAAAAAACGATTTATCGAATTAATTATGTAACTAGATTAATGCGGTATACATCTTGTTTGATCTATATTTGAAAGTGTGCAATAGACAAATACATGCTCTTGTTGTTTTGTTCagacatttttttctttcttttgtgtgtGTCTTCATCTTTATGGGTCATTTTCAAGTGGAAATAGAAAGTTTTGCTTCAATTAACTTTCCATATTAATCTAAATCAGCTAGTCTGTTTCATTTTATGCTACtcgtaaattaaaaatattttcttattttacttaTCTAGTAAATTAAgagaatcataaaatatttttttcctagtACTCTTAATTTCAAATAACTACATAAAAATTTGACCTAATTCATCGGTGGCCCCCTAAATTTGACAACaactttcacttagacacctcaactataTTCCGTTTGGATGTGCTTAAAATAGTAGCTTCTACAaattacttttgaaagtgctgaacttatttttaaaataaagagttaTGTGGTTGGATAAAaatgctgaagttaaaaaaaaaaattgttgatgtgtttggctaATAAGTACTGataaacactttttttaatcaaaatatttgaaatacccttaaaagttgttaacatgataaaaaattgattaatttaagatttttttacttaaaaaaatgaaacaaaattaatttatattttacatccataagtaattatattttgctatcattcacatatttctttactatcacaaattgtttataaataataataataataataataagtaatataCATTCTCAAGTTCCAAAGCTGGCGCTAGTCCGCATAGCCTTACAAATCTCAACATTTGGAATCAAATACGATAGGATCGCTTAGATGTAACTATCGGTTCGTTTATGAGTTAGATAGTCCGAGAATGAAAGGGTCTTTTACGGTTTCAACATAGCTCAAACAACGCCTCACACATGGCTTAACATAGGCCTTAACAGGAACTCCATACTAAGCCAAGATCTTCCCACTCTCCAACTACACTATTTCGACCTTAGAAACACCAGAACAGTCCAAGTTCCATGTTGTCAATAGTTTAGGTTGATATTAATCTGTCAGTAAGTGTTTAGCCTATCATTTAGGCTAGAcgagaataaaaataattttcaaataataataataataccttAAGTAGATCTTCAAAAGCAGATAACAAGAACAGCTGAAAATTTATTTGACTTAAAAGTACAAATTTACAAGAGTAAAGAGAGGAATACAAAAGATGTGTGGCTCTGTGCCTACtttagaaaatagaaaaatgatcCTTTTATAGAGAAGGatctaagaaaattttaaaatctatgaCATAAGTGTTTTCATCATTTTACATTAATGAACCGACAAAGGtcccattactttataaaagtttgaaattattaaaaactTATTCTAATTTTTAGTCCATTGTTGTTCCCTTGTCTTTGGGCTCTTTTGAGCTAGAAGATTCTTCCACTAGGTTTTGAAATTGTTGCAGAAATGCTTCTGTATCCATTTCTTCAGTACTATTCGTACTTTTAGATTCTCCTGCTAAGCAATTGTTTTCATCTTCATTGGATGTGGCTACTGACATATTATCTATGAAATTTTTTCCCAAATGTtttattaaacttttttaaCTAATTCCTTCTATGAAGCAAGAAATTCAGATTTAGATATAACTCCT
Proteins encoded in this region:
- the LOC101267127 gene encoding abscisic acid receptor PYR1; amino-acid sequence: MEQSDNSTTHVHQEAEEEPNPTHQFMLPPGLTPEESDELKSSVTDFHSYQVNSSQCSSLLAQRIHAPPHVVWPVVRRFEKPQIYKHFIKSCSVAENFSMVVGATRDVNVISGLPANTSTERLDLLDDEKYVTGFSIIGGEHRLKNYRSVTSVHGFERHGRIWTVVLESYVVDVPEGNTEEDTRLFADTVVKLNLQKLASVAEAIALGGNGEIS